The following DNA comes from Gopherus flavomarginatus isolate rGopFla2 chromosome 5, rGopFla2.mat.asm, whole genome shotgun sequence.
gtataactatctacctaaggtacttatatggcgCCCATTCTCAGAGTGTTTTAGTATCTCACCAtcattaatatatttatcctcagaacacccCTGTGAGTTGTggaagtactattatcctcaTGCTGCAGAAGGCAATTAGAGGCTGTGAATTCCACTGAATGGCAGGGTACCTAGGAGTTAGGCATTGCAGGATTTAGCCCTAAGTAACTTGTTCGAGGTTACATAAGAAGTCTGTCAGAGTAAAGAAGGAACATtccttaaccactggaccatccttcatCTCTAGATTACATGGTAGTAAGTTAGGCTGTTTTACTCAAACAAAACACCTCAGCTGgtcaaaaactgaacatttttcaaaatgttttgggaAGTAATTTTATCAAGACTTGTAGTAGAGCTAGGTAAATACttcaagtataaaaatattggtgTATAAAAACAAAAAGGCCTTTGTTCTTATGGTTTAATGGTGTCACATAGAAGGGAATGTAGGAATTAAATATTCAGTACAATACCCATGTTAGTCATGTAACTAAAATTAATTGTAATGGAAACTGAACAGGTAATGTGCCACATATTTATGTACATCTTAGTACTAATTCCAGAAACAACTGCAGTCTGTTCCATGGAAGGTGTTCAAAAAATGTCCTCCCTAGAATTGTAGGAACAATCCATTGCTGGTAAAACAAAAAATGCAGTTCAAATTCTGCTTGTCTATATGTGAGTTTCATTAATAGATCGGAGATAGCCATCTGTCTGTCTGGCTTTATTTGCTAATCCACTTTGCCTGGGGGagttcctgtgtttgtacagtgcctagcaaaatggagAGTGACGTGTCTGGTCAGACCCCTATCCTGGACATGTCTTTTTTTGTAGGTAGAAGATGCCATGATGGATGTGTATGATTCTGTGTACGAGGAAGTGAGGAGGAACTTGTCCAGCTTCAGGAGGCAGGAACTAGCTATCATTCATGAAACAGTAAGTTGCTTCCAGTCTTGGTATATCCAGGCTCAGGAGATCTTGTTCCAGGGTGTCTTTACATTGGATTTAGTTAGCTTTGGATGAAGCCTATATTCTTCTGTTGTCTGGACTTCCCAAACACCATAGTGGTTTTTCCTTCCTTAGGTCACAGAGCTCCTGCTCAGTTCTTCTGTGTCCACTACTGCTATTGCTTTTCTGAGATTGGCATTGCTAGGTTTGGCTGGCTGAATTAGCAGCAGGATGAAAGGATTAGTAGGTGTTTCATAGGACTATAGATAATGATATACTACAAATATTAAGATTTTTCCAACCCATCGTGCAGTGATGACCACTCACCCACCCCCAGTTCTCAGTGAGGAGACCTGGGTTTCTGAGCATCACGTTCACCCAAATACCAAGAGGTAATTTCACACCACAAACCATGTAGTCCCTTTGCCATTCCATGCTGGTTCCTTAATGGTGTCTGCATAGTAGCCCATATCCCTGAAAGATAGTAGCCCTCCcacaattttgttgttgttgccatCCCAGAATCAATAGCCTGGGGGTGTTCCATAATGTGAATGTGATTTGCAGGCACAACTTCAACAGTATGGCCAGCTGAAGGTAAATTTTTCACTGTGGAAGCATCAGTACCAAACAATATCTCTTTTTGGTGGAGTTTTTTTCCAAAGTTTTAAGCTGCTAACGTGACAAAGCAAGTTGCACAGCTCTGAGGAATCCTGACTTTGCAGTGCAGCATGTAGGTATAAAGGAGAGCTATCGCCCCAATTCTGTGATGCAGTAGGTAGATTAATGTGACTGCGCTGAGCCTAGGGATTGCTTCACTTAGTGTGTGCAAGATGAGATAACAGTGGCAGACAGAATGTTTCCTGTGGAGAGAAACACAAGAGTCCTCTACAGACAGCTGATTAAAGGAAATGCCTTACCCTTGCACAGCAAGATCTGTTCAGATAGTGATCTAATGTCATGCTGTGGGACTAGAGGGGAAGGTCAACGCTGCTTATTTGTTTCTGGACTCCTCCCTCTAGCTCTGTATTTTCTGTCCTGATTTCTCAGCAGAAGGGATGGCGGATTAACCTATGGCTCTGTGAACGGACAAGCTAGGGTCTAATACAAAGCCGACAGTAATCAACGTAAAGACTCCCACAGGTTTCAGTGGGGTATGGATCAGCCTTAAGACATTTAAATCTCTGTTTTTAACTACTataataatatatttatttataatgcTACTTGCCCTCTGCAGTCAGGGAgtcatgaaatcctggcccagagTAAGGAAGACAGAGAAAAATGTTTATCTCCCCTGGATGACAGcagtctgccagagagaagaTTGGTAAGAGAAGAGGAACCCAGGCAGTGGTGTAGTTTTAGTTTCTTCTGTTTCAGTTTCTGTGCTGTGGAAAGCAGTCACCCTTTGGAGAAACAGGAGGCATTGAAAATGAGACATGTCCATCAGAACATATGGGCACAGCCAGAGAGGTAAGGGAATAATCAAGGAACCATTTGTCAGATGTCAAGGATGACCCATTAGCTTTTTAGCTGCTAGTTAAACTAGCTCAACTGACctaacttggggtggggagaggggagaaagcaTCTTTTGTCCCAGTCTAGACAAGACCTAAATGACTACATGTGGTGCAGAGAAGCGGTGAATTAAGGCCTCACTCTTTACCTTGGTCAGCATTTTCAATCCCAATCCAGCCCTacaactgctgcagctcccgTGTTGTTTCCTTCCCTCTGGATAACTGGATTGACTAGCATCTACATCAACAGACCATTAGCTTGAGTCTTTTGTCTAAACTGCAACCAATAGCCCTTTGGGCCAGTGCAGCAGCAGGATGATCATTACTCCCAAACTCTTTCCATGGAGCTACTGACAAGGCCTTCTTCCATCTCACCTGGGCTCCAGGCTCCCAGCTCAAAGCCAGTCCCCCTCGCTCATACCAGCTGCCTCCATTTTCATTGCACCATTGACCGTGTCTATTTGGAACTTTCTGAGCCATATTTTCACTTGCATTTTTCCTTACTATTGAAGGGAAACTCCAGGTGGGATGAAAGAAATGGTGACCTTTTGAGGGATAAAATGAGGAAGGATTACCGCCCATGTCCCTTGCCATCACACCTACTCCTACTTACTGGCTGCCAAAAGACACCTCCTCAGTTGAATCCATTAGAAGAAgggcattgattttttttttaattagaaatgcAAACTGGCATCTTGCTGACTGAAAACAGCAGCTAGAAGAAACTGCAGTGGATCGGTAGTTCCCTGAGCCACAGATACAATTCTGTAGCTGTTCCTTCGCCCAGTTTGATGCTTGCAGCTCTAGAGAGCCTTGAAAATGCCTGATCTCTTCAATTTGTCATTTCTCAGAAGCTTCTTTTCTTGTCCTCTGACCTTGCAGTGGACACATGATGTCATGCTTCTGTGTGATGTCAGATGCCTATCAATCCAGTCAGACATCTCTATTTGCAGTTAAATTATGAAATGTGAGAGGTATTTTGCTTGCGGATAGCAACAAGCTGAACATGCAGATTTTCATATGTAAATTATACATACTGCCCTTTTCCAGGGTATTAGAGAATTACTAAGAATTCACTGGGAAATACCTAGCTTCTAGGAACccagaaatctgttttttttccatttaagagCATAAACTACTTTTCAGTAAGCTCTTCAGTTTTTTTTGAGGAAGCAAATAAACAGAACCAATACCAGATGATTGCTGCCATGAGACTGTAACTTGGATTTTTCTCAGTAGATTTGCCTGGACTGTGTAATTTTCTTCTGTTTGACCAGTAGTGCTAATTAAAGTTGCCATCTTAATATGTATATTTGTCCTGGGAGACAAAATGATTGTGTTGCTCTGGTTATGCAAAGACATCATGTATTAATGCAATGTCCTAACACATAGTGTATAAATTCAGAACTTTTTAATTATCCTGCTGATCAATTTTCAGGACATGGGACAAATTCATGACAATACAGGGTACCATGCAACCTTTCTGATTATATCTGCCTTCTGAAAACTAAATTCTGAAGTGTAACTTACGAAACAGGCTGCAACTGATAATAAAAGGGCTGTAGGAAAAGAATTGAGGGGAAGAAATGTCACTATTGTGtggtggtgcaggagcagggtgcTTACATAGCTATTTATGCTTTCAGTTTCCTTCTGCTGATAGTAAAGGGGGATAAACTGCAGTGATGCATTCTGTAGAATTTATGGGAATGGAGGAAGTGATCTTGTGtcctagcagctgctgctcattTTATCTTTGGGTTCAATTCTGCAATGATCTAAGTACTCTGGCCTGAtctagcaaagcatttaagcaagtgcttaacctGAATAGTGTGTctctcactcacactcacacatAGACTTCAGCGGGACTgttcatatgcttaaaattaagcactaaCTTAAGCGCTTTTGCTAGTTCCAGCCAgaatgctcagcatcttgcaggatcaagctcttTACTAGCATCGCATTGCAGACTTAAACCACAGCATGTCAGAAGACTTGCAACAAACATTATTGTGCATTTCACATGCCTTCATTCcatcttcctttttctttcctcccTAGAAATCTTGAAATGTATTTTACCTGGTGCGATTCCAAAAATATCCCCACAATGCCAGGTATACTGTAGGTAACTGGCTATGGAGAGCACAGTAGGGCAAGAGAACCAGGGAGACATAGACCCCATTCACTACCAAGCCGAGGTTCCATGTCTCAAAGTGTAACACAATCTGCAGCAGTGCACTGGTGCCAGAATTCAGATTGCATACAGTGACAGGTAAAGTCAAGAAGGAGGATTTGCACTATTGCTGCAGCTCTCTCTGCTggttgaggaggaggaaagcaggatAAAGCAAACCTAACTCTGATTCCTGTTGTTTAGACAGAGGCTGTCTTTAGGATACAGGGTCTGTGAAGAGACAGGGCTTGGAAGCTGCTTCTGCTGtgagggatgatgatgatgatgttaaACCCTGTCaggcagagagagatggagaagcCTCTGCAGGGATAAAAGAGGTGAACTCCCCCAAGCTGCCACTGTGCTTTCATATAATATCTGTCATTTCAGGATTGCCTCCAAGAGATCCAAGACTTCCTAAAAAAACATATGGACTTCGTCTCTGCGCTACTGATCATCACAATCTGCTTCATGGTAGCTATCTTTGTTCCTTTGGTACCCTAATTTTCTGAACAAGCTGAGAGATGGATAGTTCAGCGGCTTGAGAGGGCAGGTCACGTTGAAAAGCATGCATGCAGGAGACAGATTTTTGGATCTGGCGGTGATGAGGCAGCAGCATGAAGTTCAGTAGCAAAGGAAATAACCTTGATGTGATTTACCCAGAGACTTGGGGAGAAGCTATCCAGTCTCGTGGGGGTAGATGCCAATAGGGCTGCCAGTCAGTCTGAGGAAtcacagccagttctctgctggaaCAGGCTTGCTAAATTCCTGGCAGCCATAGGTTCTGTGCTGAGCTTGGGGAATAGGTCTGGAAATTGGCTTCTTCAGAACTTGAATCCCATTGTCAAGGGTGTTGAGTCTAAGCATTTTGTCCTGTGGCTGAGGCTATGCCATGTTCTAACCACCACATGATCTAACATTGCTTTGTGGtgtttagagctggtcaaaatattgTCATCAAACACTTTTTTTGACCAAAAATATCTTTTCAACCAAAGGAAACATTATCACAGAAAATGTTCATCTTGGTCAAAATTTTCCAGTGTTTTGAAGGAAAAACCAAAATTATTTTGGTAAGTTTGATTTCTTTGAAAACTTTTACCCAAACCCTGATACttttaccaattttttttttacggcaaattttttgttaaaaaaaataaattgaaaactCATCAtggaaaatgtctttaaaaaataaaaacctcccAAAATTAAATTTCctacaaaaaaaataattggCAGTAGTAACCAGCTGTAATGTTACTGTTAGATATGCAAGACAGCAACTTCCTGCAGGAAGAAGTTGTGGAAGCTAgactgtgatacacaggaggtcagctGCCTGCCTCCCAGCTGAGGCTACCTGTCAGGTGATAACTTGAAGATCATCTGGTATTAGGTGAGCCAGCAAGTAGCTCAGCTGagctggagagctgcagggagtagaaaggctgctgctggggacagaacccagttCATGACATTCTCTGGTAAAAGGCCTGTGTAATCCTGTGGGGAACAGGCTAGGAAGAAGGAACCAGAGACTTGTCTTGACTCCCAGGCATTCTGTGAAGTGTAATCTGTGGGGAGTAGATTGGCCCCAGCAGAAGACCCCAGGTCAGGAGAAAAGACAGGATTGGTGTGCtgaacagtgttttgtttttgaataacAAACACTGAAGTCCTGTAGAAGAAGGAGCAGGAATCCAGTGGCTGGCAAGTGTTGTTGGTGCATGGGCAGGTGAGATGATAACCCACTGCCTTACAGATATGGAGAGGTGCATCTAGCCAGTGGTTGGAGTATGCTGTTAATAGAATAAGCATGTTTAGTCACCACTTGGCAGACACAACATACATTAATTACCTCTACACAAGGGTCCTGCACTTGTAATAAAACATGCCTTCAGTCCTGTTCCATATACAGAATATTAAGTTTCACCTGCTCTAATAACTCTCCAGTTGAGCTTCAGTTATTGAAGCAAGATTTTTCTGACCAggtctgtatgtatagttgggtttcAGACTTGTCACGATCACCCTTAAATCTAGCCAGGCTCACCGTGAAATGCGGAGTTATGATATCTAACTTGCTATACATGAGTGGATGACCTGGACCTAAATACATGGTTGTAATACACTCAAGGGGTTGCCTGGACTCCGTGAATGCTGCATGAGAGCAGCAAGAGTCTCCAGAGTGAATCACACCTGCCTGCCGACTCCTGCATTGAATAACAGTTTGTCTTTTAATAATGATGGAATAAATATTTGcccttttttaaagtttactGATTTGCCCAAAATGTTAGTCTTAGCTATTCTCCTCTGAATTGCTGTGTCAGAGGATGGAAGATCAGCAGTGAGTAGAGCTCTGATACTATTGCAGGAAGATGGCACATGTAATTGTGGCCCGGGAGCAGATGATGCCTGACCTGCTGAATTCTGATAGGCTTAGAAAACCCTTCTACTTCAGGCAATTAGAATACAAACATAACCATAAAATTGCAAATCATAAAGGTTAGTGTGCAGCATTTCTATTTTAAACTTTTATCATTCCGTTAGGAACAGCCGTTAAGCATTCTGACTTATAACAATTCCATCCAGGGTATTTCCTGATGCATAGAATAATATAGGTATATAAAATTCTATCACTAATATTACAATGGTTATGTTGATTCTCAGTGTAGATTAGCTCCTCCCATGGAACTATGCATGAGACATACCAGATGCATTATACAGTGTCACATCTTGGAATATTATAGTTAATGTTTTTCCCAGTTTGGGTATAGGAAAAATCTCACTCCTACTCTACCGAAAGAAAGCTGTGGCTTTTATTTCATAGCTGTGAAATGGCAGCTATCAACTAGGACTGGTTTTGAAGAATATGGTGGGAGGCGCCTCATtctatttctaaaatatttttaccATTATGATTGCAGGATGGAAAGAGAAGTGTATGGTGGCTGCCTTAGTTACTGCCCGTGTTGCTATCTTCCAGCTACCAATGAGCTCTTcagaaatgttcaaaaatcaaacTGTACATTCAAAGAGGCACTTTCATATTAAGGCAAACTTTTATAAAGAACATATAGTTACAGCCCCCATTATTCCCCCAGCAACCTGGCTTCTGATATGTTGCCCATGTAGGTTCTGATACAGCCTTCAATTATATGATCACACAATACTGGGCAATGTGATATACCATTCAGCAAATTCATATACTGTAGTACAAAGGAACTGCATTCTTTTGTATGCTCAGAGGCACACATGTATGTTGTATTACTCCAAACAGTAcctactgagatttttttttcaatcaaagactactgtagtgtagacaggagcAGACTTAACTTGGTTGTGGGAATCTGAATCCTGAATTTTCCAACTTATTCTCACTTCTGATGTTATGGTATTGGAACTGAAATtagagctccattgtgctagatgctgtttataacagtctctgccccaaataaCTTAGTCTAAGCAGGCCAGACagaggatgggagaaaggaagaaccattatccccattttacagatggaaaattcAGGCACAGAAAGAGTGActtttcctgtgtgaccctgggatgtctgtggcagagcaggaactgaacccagatctcctgagtcccagtcaagTGCCTTAACAATGATATTGTTCTCTCTGTTGAAATTTCAACCTTAGCATTTCACAGTAATGTAACTTTTTTGTGTATGCAACAGCCTGATACAGTAGCTCAGAGATACCTGTGAATTatgttcagtgtgtgtgtgtatcagtaCTTTTGCACTCAGGTGAAGTAACAGCCAACCATCCGTCCTGATATTTAATTCTTTGCCTCTCTGATTCCTTAGGTTTATGGGATGATTTTAACTTCATTCCTCTGGTTCTCCATCCACTTCAGCAACAATCTGGACCGGAGAGGCAAATACATTTTCAGAGAGACCTAGAAAACAGTCATCCGGCTTCCCCACCAGAGCAAGGATTTCCAACCCTTGAATTGGGAAACCATCTGAAAGTTCTCCACAGAGTTCCCTGAGAAGCTGTGGCTAGGTGACTGGAGCTGGGCTTTGGTACCTTTATGTTTCTCTTTACCGCATTACCTCGTCCTCTGCATTGTCAGCTGACTAGTGGGAATGATCATCGGGCAGCACAGGAGAGAAAGATGTGACATTTTCTGTAAAGACAGATGGACTGTGACAGGCAGCCAACTGGGGAATCAGGGCCATGTAGAGACACGGATGGGCAGCTTTAGCATTGGTGTGAGATGTGGATGGTAGCAAGGAACCAGGCAGCCACTCACCCAGAAAATCTCCAACCCACCTAGCTAAAAACCAAACCCTGATCCAATCACTTCTGTCAGTGCCTGAAAACAGACCACTTAAAACTCCGTCAGTGTGCCAAAACATACAAAAACTAGAATACCagcaagaagaaaaaagaagTTCAGTTAATACCCCTCATCCAGGAGAATGTCCTCTCAGCTATAGCCAAAACAAATGCATCATGCTAATCAATCCCGCCACAATTCATGGCAAAACAACCACTTACATTCaaaccccatacacacacacacacaacccccgcACCACCACCAAATAACTAATTGCCCCTggcagaaagaagaaagaaatgcaTTAGAGGACACATGTGATAAGTAACTTAATTTAACTAATTATCCACCAAGTTTCCCACAGTCCATTCTGTTCCTGAACTAAAATTACAAACTGGGGAACTATTGTAAATTTATAAATGTGTTTGCcaaaacagaagttaaaaaacCAATAAGAAATTACGGAAAGTAAAATAAAGATGGTagcatttacatttaaaagaatGTCAACATTGGATGTTACAATGTATCACAAGATAAcaaatcaaataaataaatttatgtCGAGTACTCTGAAAAAACAGGCACTAGTCCTCTCTAggaaggcacccaaaattagtttACACTTCTGACAATTTTGGCTTTAATCTCTGAGACTCAGTTAACTCAAGGTCCTATCAGTCTTGATACATAGACGAACTTTATCCTAAAACTACACTATTTTCACCATGTGACTATCACTGTAGAACTCTATCTTTAAGTAAAGATCCTTATCAATCCACCAATATGCTTGTGTGTCAATGAGATTATGGGACTGCCCATGGCAGTTCAACCAAATCTCTCTCGAGTTAGAATATAGAAATTTGAACAAGTTACTTATCAAAGGCAATTTGATTCAAAATTGCTTTGCCTTGGTGCTATTCATAGCTAAACTCTTTTCATTATGGCCATATTCACTATTATAATGCATCAAACCCCACATACATGTTTCTAGAATAATTTTAAAGCTATTTGTAATTTCTCTGGAAGTTCACGAATACTGTGAACTCTTTAACCAAATATTCAGCAGTGGCAAAAGTCTGGAGCTTAACTGGACAATTCAGAATTCTTTTTCTCTCTTAGCTAAGAAGTTGTCAGTTTCTTGTCACCGCAAAAAATGATCTAGGGCTTCTCCACATGAAGACTTAGTGCagggcaagctggggtgtaaatctttCATGGTACTAGCCTGCTGCTTACCAAGTGGGCGTGTGGACACAGCTGCTGcacgtttttttttgttttttttttttttttgcagcgtgtttcaaacagcagtagTTCAAAGCACACTGCAGAACTTTTAATACATGGTAGTATTTAATGCATACAGCCAGTTACTGCACAGCAGGCTAGTAccctgtagatttacaccccagcttgccatgcaCGAAGATCTGGTCTACAGTGAAaagttacattggcatagctacatcagtgaaaaaaacacactcctgatggacatagctatgctgacatacCCCCCTGTGGACACCACTAGCCGATGGAAGAGGTCTGCCATCGAAATCTCTAACATTGGCTGAGGAGTAGGTgtagaaaaaccccttctgtcactgtaggctgcatctacatGATGACCTTGTGCTGCTCTAGtctgcgtagtgtagacgtaccattGGTCTCTGTATGGACAAGCACCTAGGCTGATTGCTTTAACACACTCTTACTCTTTCTAAGATGCACCTTTGCTGTACCCAGCCATGATTTCCTGTTACAAATAATACTATTCTCAGGGACATGAGTTCTTCTGGGCTTGACATTCTCAGTTACTTGTTGCcttagagccagatttttaaagataggagCCTAATGATGCAGAtaagcacctagtgggattttcaaaagcacctaggtgccAAATTCCTATTGATTTCCCATCTTTTGTTTTCCCAAGGCATCAGGTGTTAGCAGAGAGGGGGTGCTCTCCATCGCCACCTGATGACAATCCCACTCTCATGCAATCTCATCCAGATGTTTCAGTTTCAGTGAGCAAATTGCTGAACAGAGCTTTTTGTACAGTTTCTGATAAGCCATGTGGCTTGGCTCCTCTTCTAGGTAAAGTTGATGTGGGCCAATTAGAAAGCAAACCTCATATCTGATGACGTTTTGAAACATCCAACCAGACAAGTAGCTTGGGACATACTAGTTTGCACTAGACATTTTAGGACCTATATCAGCTTGCAACATCCTTTGCCACCAGTTGTGCATTTAGTATGATAATCTTTTAAAACGGTTGTTAATCCAGGCTTCAGTCAGTAATCTACGTCCACCAGCTGCTTTTGTAGGTTCCTCTTGCAGTGTATCTTGAGCAACTTTACACAACCCCACCTTCTTTGCCAGGCCGCAGTTTCTCCATCAGCATATTTAGCAGACTGCACAGACATCCATTTTCAAACTCCTGTCTCTATACAGAGTCTCATGACATTCCTTGATGATTGTGTAGTTGCTTAGTTGTTCATTATGCAGCAATATAAACTTACTtgaccaattttttttcttagttCAATGCCAATAATTTTGATGGTAATGAAACAGTAAGACAAAACAGCTGTACATGTCTCTGAAccaatttcatagaatcataaactttaaggtcagaagggaccattatgatcatctagtctgacctccacaTCAGTGATAAGGTTGGTCAGATCACTTTATCTGTTAAATTGTTTATCTACTTGCTAAACTGTTTATCACAGTTTGTGGTCATTTAGTCCTTATAACTATTTGGACAGGGTCACCATAAAGATTTTCACGTCACCTTGGTTGTTCAGTAAGCTAATTGACTGTCTCATCTTTTTTTAGCATAAAATAACAAggtgtttgtatgtttgttaatgatTAGTTAGATATTTCTTATTGATTacatttctaatttaaaaagGAAGTGTTGTCC
Coding sequences within:
- the TSPAN32 gene encoding tetraspanin-32 isoform X5, whose product is MGRRHWVRTTKCQLLVTSLFVMLLGLAVTIMTVITRYGAHFSIISGVSYEANPYRIFHNVAFYSGICLSMILVLAASLSTAATVRESVCLMAMGFFCFAIVFCALIQAAFWRYTNNSEVEDAMMDVYDSVYEEVRRNLSSFRRQELAIIHETFLCCGKQSPFGETGGIENETCPSEHMGTAREDCLQEIQDFLKKHMDFVSALLIITICFMVYGMILTSFLWFSIHFSNNLDRRGKYIFRET
- the TSPAN32 gene encoding tetraspanin-32 isoform X6 encodes the protein MGRRHWVRTTKCQLLVTSLFVMLLGLAVTIMTVITRYGAHFSIISGVSYEANPYRIFHNVAFYSGICLSMILVLAASLSTAATVRESVCLMAMGFFCFAIVFCALIQAAFWRYTNNSEVEDAMMDVYDSVYEEVRRNLSSFRRQELAIIHETFLCCGKQSPFGETGGIENETCPSEHMGTAREDCLQEIQDFLKKHMDFVSALLIITICFMETLSQKMFILVKIFQCFEGKTKIILVYGMILTSFLWFSIHFSNNLDRRGKYIFRET